From the genome of Sinanaerobacter sp. ZZT-01:
TTGCTGCTATCCTCAAGCTCTTTCTGATGAAAAAATTACGTAATCTCGATTCGTAAAAATACTGAATTTATTCCTGCATTTTACCATTTTCACAAAAATATATTTACATTATTTCTTTTTTATTAAATATAAGTGGTGCATTTCTTCTTTTTTCGCTAAATTATTTATAAATTTCTTTACAAGTCATCTTCCTGTATATATACTGTTGATATTAATTAATTTTTATCTTATTTTAGTAGACTAGAAAGGACGAAATCTATGCCGAAAAAAGGTATGTATCCGGAGGTTGATTTGATTCTGAAAACCCATGAATTAAAACAATCTGCCATCATTTCTATTTTGCAGGATGTACAAAAGCAATACCGCTATCTCCCCCCAGAAGTTTTGACTTATGTCGCTCGCCAATTAGATTTAAGTGAAGCAAAAGTTTACAGTGTTGCAACCTTTTACGATAATTTCTCTTTGGAGCCAAAAGGGAAATATTTAATTAAAGTATGCGACGGTACTGCTTGTCACGTTCGCAAATCAATTCCAATTTTAGAAGAGCTGCGTAAAGCATTGGGATTGAGTGATAAAAAGCACACG
Proteins encoded in this window:
- a CDS encoding NAD(P)H-dependent oxidoreductase subunit E produces the protein MPKKGMYPEVDLILKTHELKQSAIISILQDVQKQYRYLPPEVLTYVARQLDLSEAKVYSVATFYDNFSLEPKGKYLIKVCDGTACHVRKSIPILEELRKALGLSDKKHTTDDMNFTVETVSCLGTCGLAPVLTVNDKVYPAMTPEKTRELLKHLKEEVNE